One window of the Anopheles cruzii chromosome 2, idAnoCruzAS_RS32_06, whole genome shotgun sequence genome contains the following:
- the LOC128267177 gene encoding mediator of RNA polymerase II transcription subunit 17 translates to MSLSANISVEAPIENQIQEISYDGAETYQLPPTLSEHLAKCAAKIDFSKTSSDIDLLQQSIKKEDEKKEEESKDPKEQFQSSLWPWDSVRMKLKEAMTEMCVLADVVRISKEKRFMVLDPIAQEPPEVKPMVLVYARKKALASAANILQSGVERLKAAQSDQGVNRSNSTDFHIELLRLRRNWRLKKVSNTIIGDLSYRTAGSKFMHPGMFEVTKAEDEESGSPPASPSGAGGGATALCPKINSALRVNVPTELQGVAFIKVITQKDQEDLCTATLNMMGSTQLVPQAGAWQQTLEYAQNVLFCKELFNQLAREAVQLQAPIPHVVVGNQIRATLLPGIQLIISLCHSTSSDSNNSSEPIKDHDHVLEHSLHQLLREFHHKNTHHPFPHPASGPLGPSKKRMLAGPSAFDRHELLEMTKSQTLLEQIIAQAQHIFTRRRTQYVLDTLARDVKDPLITSHWNAMNSPTMSCVKINITSHGYDANLRTSLVIHVKERSLKCICRDGRIMHMSYEPQELRDLILCQISQHQIVCLQNLAKCMAWQILSSSSHLGIGAVEPLGNASSCVLASPNSDRLIAVQVRCDSQIDVKVYIAQSPAKDFFPGSLVKTKTLPQKDHRENKDFSLRRRVRAVQRTKKRRARGVTT, encoded by the exons ATGTCCCTCTCTGCAAACATTAGTGTTGAGGCGCCGATAGAAAATCAAATACAGGAAATAAGCTACGATGGCGCCGAGACATATCAGTT GCCGCCAACGCTTTCGGAGCATTTGGCGAAATGTGCGGCCAAGATAGACTTCAGCAAAACCTCTAGCGACATCGATCTGCTGCAGCAGTCGATCAAAAAGGAAGACGAGAAGAAGGAGGAGGAATCGAAAGACCCCAAGGAGCAGTTCCAATCCAGCCTGTGGCCGTGGGACTCGGTGCGCATGAAGCTGAAGGAAGCGATGACCGAGATGTGCGTGCTGGCCGATGTGGTGCGCATCTCGAAAGAGAAGCGCTTCATGGTGCTCGATCCGATCGCACAGGAGCCCCCGGAAGTGAAGCCGATGGTGCTGGTGTACGCACGCAAAAAAGCCCTAGCCAGTGCGGCCAACATTCTGCAGAGTGGAGTGGAACGGCTGAAGGCAGCGCAGAGTGATCAGGGTGTGAATCGAAGCAATTCGACTGACTTTCACATCGAGTTGCTGCGCTTACGACGCAATTGGCGGCTGAAGAAGGTTTCCAACACGATTATTGGCGATCTTAGCTACCGGACCGCGGGCTCAAAGTTTATGCATCCAGGAATGTTTGAAGTGACGAAGGCAGAAGACGAAGAATCTGGATCACCGCCCGCCAGTCCCTCCGGAGCTGGCGGCGGGGCAACGGCGTTATGCCCAAAGATCAATTCGGCACTACGTGTCAACGTTCCGACCGAGCTTCAGGGCGTTGCGTTTATCAAGGTGATCACGCAGAAAGATCAGGAGGATCTCTGCACGGCCACACTGAACATGATGGGCTCAACACAGCTTGTACCGCAAGCCGGTGCCTGGCAGCAGACCCTGGAGTACGCCCAAAATGTGCTCTTTTGCAAAGAACTGTTCAATCAACTGGCCCGAGAAGCCGTTCAGCTGCAGGCCCCGATTCCACACGTCGTTGTGGGCAATCAAATACGAGCTACGCTGCTGCCTGGCATCCAACTCATCATCAGCTTGTGTCACTCAACGTCTTCCGATTCAAACAACAGCTCGGAACCGATCAAGGATCACGATCACGTTCTCGAGCACAGTCTGCATCAGCTGTTGCGTGAGTTTCACCACAAAAATACCCACCATCCGTTCCCGCACCCGGCCAGTGGTCCGCTGGGACCGAGCAAGAAACGCATGCTCGCTGGACCGTCGGCGTTCGATCGGCACGAGCTGCTTGAAATGACCAAATCACAAACATTACTCGAGCAGATTATCGCACAAGCGCAGCACATTTTTACGCGTCGCCGCACGCAGTACGTACTGGATACGCTTGCCCGTGACGTGAAAGATCCGCTCATCACGTCACACTGGAACGCGATGAACAGCCCGACAATGTCGTGTGTGAAAATCAACATCACTTCGCATGGGTATGATGCAAATCTACGGACCTCGCTAGTGATTCATGTGAAGGAACGATCGTTAAAATGCATTTGTCGCGATGGCCGCATAATGCACATGTCCTACGAACCACAGGAACTCCGTGATTTGATCCTCTGTCAGATCAGTCAACATCAAATCGTTTGTCTACAAAATTTGGCCAAGTGTATGGCCTGGCAAATtctctccagcagcagccatctCGGGATCGGGGCGGTCGAGCCGCTCGGAAATGCTAGTTCGTGTGTGCTTGCCTCACCGAATAGCGATCGCTTGATTGCGGTACAGGTGCGCTGTGATTCGCAAATTGATGTCAAAGTGTACATCGCCCAGAGTCCGGCCAAGGACTTTTTCCCAGGTTCGCTCGTAAAAACCAAGACACTGCCGCAGAAGGACCACAGGGAAAACAAAGACTTCTCTCTGCGTCGTCGTGTACGTGCGGTCCAAAGGACAAAGAAAAGGCGAGCGAGAGGCGTCACAACATAA